The Arachis hypogaea cultivar Tifrunner chromosome 14, arahy.Tifrunner.gnm2.J5K5, whole genome shotgun sequence DNA window GTCTCTATTTCCAATATAGGAGCCAgtatcaaatgaagaagaagcaagTGAATGCAAGAACTCATCAAACCCTTCATGATTTGAACTTATATGCTTTCTCATCTCATCTGGCAACTCAACCTCTCCATCCAAATACCTCATAACTTGCCTTATGTTAGGCCTAGCATTTGGATTATCATTTGAACATATCAACCCTAATTTCAGCACCATAAGAAtctcattttcatcaaaatccCCATTCAACCTTGGGTCCACCATGTCAAGTATTCTCCCTTCTTTGAACTTCTCCCACAAGCAATCCACAAGAACCAACTCCTCCGGCAACGCTTTCGGCTCGATAGGCCTGCGCCCGCATGCTACCTCTAGCAGAAGCGCGCCGAATGCGAACACGTCGGAGCTTGTGGTTGCCCTTCCTGTTCTAGGCAATTCTGGTGCCAAATACCCCAATGTACCAACAACTCTTGTTGTGCTTGGATTAGCACCATGTTCATACAATCTCGCTAACCCGAAATCGCCTAGTCTCCCATTCATTTCtgaatcaagcatcacattacTAGCCTTCACATCTCTATGTATAACTACTTGCTCATAGCCCTCATGAAGATACAAAAGGGCTGAAGCAACACCCTTTATGATCTTGAACCTTTGTTCCCAATTCAGGACAATCTTTGGCTCATCAAACAAGTACTTATCCAAACTCCCATTAGCCATAAAATCATACACAAGCAAAAGATCTCCGCGGCGCCGGCACCATCCCAATAATTGAACCAAGTTCCGGTGCCTGAGTCGGCCTATGCTCGCAATTTCCGATACAAATTCTCTCAGCCCCTGCTTTGATTCATGTGAGATCCTCTTTACAGCCACTTGTATCTTTGAATTCGGCAATATCCCTTTGTAAACCCTTCCAAATCCACCCTGTCCAAGCAGCTCCTTGTCCCTGAATCCTCTGGTAGCTTTCTTCAGCTCTTGGTACGAGTACCTATGCGGCCCAATCTCGAGCTCCCAAGCTTCGATTACATCTGCATTCTTCATCTTCCAGAAGAGGTAAACCCCAATTGCAACTCCAAACAAAACCAAAACCGAAATCGAAGTAGAAATCCCAATTATCAGAGAGTTATGCTTCTTCTTTGGACCTGGAAGTTGCGGTAGATTAGCAAGATCAAGAACTGGTGCTGTACCATTGATTTTAAAGCTCCAACCCAATAAATAATGAGAACTAGCAAGCAACCCTGTTGAAGCAGAGAATCCAACATACATAGTATCAAGAAAAATGGGTGAGAGATCCACATCAAATGACAAAGTTACCCTTTTAGGCTTAGAAGAAGTTGGAGACATTGCAACACTCAGAACATTCTTCACAGAATCATAATCAACCCAAACCATGATGGGTTTCCCACTCTTGAGATTCAAATCCTGCAATTTCCCTGACCCATTATCATCAAGATAGT harbors:
- the LOC112743540 gene encoding L-type lectin-domain containing receptor kinase S.4, whose protein sequence is MARNMNQQLFSVLLFILIPVSSSQPDQLLYSGFKNCDATNISLNGIAEIEKNGLLRLTNETSRLMGHAFYPSPFQIKDKTSGKVLSFSTSFALAIVPEYPKLGGHGLAFTIATSKDFKAHPSQYLGLFNPDDVGNLTNHLFAVEFDTVQDFEFDDINDNHVGIDINSLQSNASVNASYYLDDNGSGKLQDLNLKSGKPIMVWVDYDSVKNVLSVAMSPTSSKPKRVTLSFDVDLSPIFLDTMYVGFSASTGLLASSHYLLGWSFKINGTAPVLDLANLPQLPGPKKKHNSLIIGISTSISVLVLFGVAIGVYLFWKMKNADVIEAWELEIGPHRYSYQELKKATRGFRDKELLGQGGFGRVYKGILPNSKIQVAVKRISHESKQGLREFVSEIASIGRLRHRNLVQLLGWCRRRGDLLLVYDFMANGSLDKYLFDEPKIVLNWEQRFKIIKGVASALLYLHEGYEQVVIHRDVKASNVMLDSEMNGRLGDFGLARLYEHGANPSTTRVVGTLGYLAPELPRTGRATTSSDVFAFGALLLEVACGRRPIEPKALPEELVLVDCLWEKFKEGRILDMVDPRLNGDFDENEILMVLKLGLICSNDNPNARPNIRQVMRYLDGEVELPDEMRKHISSNHEGFDEFLHSLASSSFDTGSYIGNRDMDNSFTSFGYSPQSLPQARGETR